The sequence TTGGGCTAAAGCCCAAACTTTTGATCAAGTTGGTTTTGTTGTGTGCCTGTTGTGGGTCAAATCCAAATGGGAtcagaatttattaattaaattataatttatacatataaaatttaaaaattatttctcgttacaataaattatatttaatttttaagtaatttaaattttaaaaaataaaaacctttaaACCCCAAATGGGAAACCAtggttaaataataaatagagaCAGAGGTTAGGAGCTTAGGGCACGCCCACGCCCTTTTGAAAACGCCCGGCTTCTGTTGATTTCAGAGAGGCCGAGGCTTTCGCTGGACAAAACCAATAGGAAGAGACGAGTGTTGACAAGGGGAAGAGAAAACAATGCCCACTCTCACAAAGCTCTTCTCCATGCAAGAAGCCTCTCTCCACAACTCCAAGGACGACTGTTGGGTCGTCATCGATGGCAaggtcttcttctttttcctgcTATTCTTCTCCTTTTCACCAGTTCTAACTATGGATCTTTAATGGGTTTCGTACATTTGATGTATTGGGTTTTATCTCTTTGTGGATGTGTaatttcttgtttgttttttttttttcactgatattatgggttttatttatttaatgcaGATAGATGTGTTCTATTCTTCTCCTATGCTTAGTTTGCTTTATATGCTTGCACctggtttcatttttttaatttatgaatcaTTTAGAGATTTAGATCTATGGGCGGTTGAATAGTTTCACTATCATTGTTTTAGATTGTATGATTTGGGATACTGTTAATAGATGAGGCTGTAGCATTTGATGGATTAATAGCCTTGTGCTAAAAGTTTTTGCAAATTTTTAGGTGGTTTTGAATCTTAGTTTTGCCCAATTGACAATCCCAAACTGTTTTGAAGGATCTCGCATTTACAACATACGTTTTCTTTTCTCTAACATGaacaaattcctttttcttACCGTTCGTGATTTTTGAACTATTTatataaatgaatgatttttagaCCCAAATTTGCTGGCATGTTGCTTGTTCATGTAGGAGTTTCTCATATACCTGTTTTATGATGCCTATGAGTTGTAAATCACTTGAATATATAGTTGGGATGTAGATATGTTATCAAAGGTGTAGTGTATAAAATgcccttaatttataaaaaaaaaaaaaaaaaaaaaaaaaaaggaaagttagTTACAATGTTTACGGCTTGAAATTAACTTATTCCAGATATCATGTTCCTTCATCCAATTGTTTTTGTACAAACTCCTTCAATTTAATTGAAGGATGCAcccaatgtttttttttttttaattattgttattattatcacaCAATATCGGATTCATATGTCAACACTCCAATCCTCTGCTggtttatttgttcttttattgaTCCTTATAATGTATTCAGCTGGTaaaaccaaacaaatttttattgttatttgttttatgaaaactGTTCTCTAATTGCTTTACCAAATTGTTTTGTCTTCTTATTTTCAAAAGCCTATTCTTGAAGACTGTTTGCGAAGAGCAGAACCAAACATGACTAGTTATTAGACATATTTTTATgggggaaaaaaatttcatatatctacttcgaaatgagaaaaaaggaaataaaagtaCAACAAAACTTAaccttaattaattattattaaaagaaggGAGTAAAAGGTGGTTTCCTTGGCTCAAATAATAGTTCTAGCCTATTACCTCTAGCCTTTCTATTGCTTGGGTTGGTGTGAATTCTAAGGTTCTCCTTTATGGATATTTGTGTAAGGAGAGTGTCCTACATGCTATGGATATTTGTGTAATCTTGAAAATAGCTTCTGTAAATCTACACAATTGATACTTGTACTCAATTTACATAAGGATGAATCCTCAGTTTTGTTATATAATTAGACTAGTTTCTTCTGGTTCCTTTGAATTCCATCTTGGAAAACCTTGTTCTAGTTTAGATTTTCAATGTTTATTTGTAACTGCCTATTGGTATTATTATCAGATTTTGTGCTCTAATGCTACATGTTACGAGGTGAACAGTGAAATCGGTAAATTATATTTGGGAAATTGTGCAATTGAAATCCAATCATGATGCTTTTCTTTGGAATAGTTTGCCTAAATATTAGGTTAGTCAATCTTTGTAACCTCCATTTTTTGTAGTCCAAATGGTTACTGTTATGGAAACACGATTGGATGGTTAGAGGGACATGTATGAATATTTAAGGATAAAGGAAGGCCAGTTGTTTCGTTATGGGGCTCAGTTTActtttctcttttccctttGGGTGTCAGTCACTTCAGAGTTTTCAGACACCAATACCATGGTTAATATGATCATTTTAAGTTTGAGGTTCATCCATCACTCCAGTGGGATGATTGGGGAAATGGAAGCTGTGTGGAAAACTCCTATCCTGGGTTAATGAAACTTCACTTTTGATGGTTGTTTTTTAGCCGATCCTGGACCAAAGTGTATTGGTGGACTTTTCCAGGATGGTGGAGGAAATGTGGTTCTAGATTTCTCCATGAAGTCCCTCCAAGTGGGACAGATGGCTGCATAAAATTTTTGATCTTTAGTGGTGGATCTCTCACTTGGTAACCAAAAGCCTGATTGGCTTGCTAAGTTAGGTGCTTCTTTGCTGGAGGTGTTTGTTGCAGAGTTACCTCCCTGAGCTAAGTGCTGTGCTTTGATTCATGTTGGatcttcatttgtttttaagtgTTGTTGATCGTCCTTGTCTCCTCGCATTTCAACGGCACTTTGTGGTTGTATTCTGGTTTCctggttttctttcttgaagGACTGTTTCATCCAATGTTTTAAATGGCTAAAGGCGGTCTTGAGGTGTTTTTCCCAACTTAGGCGAAGCGTAAGCCTCGAGGCTAAACAAGGCATAAGCCTCAActttaataataagaaaagtaaaaaaatcttaaaaattagaaagatactaataaaatcacatgaaaattaaataataagaaaaccatacaatgtataataatcaaattaattttatgttattttcaatagCTTCTAATTTAGTTTGTCTTTTTAAACTCTCTTGCAtgcatttatcaaataatcttcaaaactatcaTCATTATTACTGTTAGGAACCTCTAATGAATCATAATTATATCTAATTGCTCTATTATCCCCTCCATCAATGTCAATGTCgatcaatttttcttctttatccaTTAATTATAGTGATCTTTTTCCTTTATCcatcaataataagataatgattatatttaAGCTCGATCACAATAATGACcaacaattcttttatttcttcttcccaatcttttcctttcatttccatttaAAGGATTAATTGGTAGTCAACTAAGCCCTTACTTTTTAAAAGGTTAAACCCTAATCTTGGATGTAAGACAAAACTTATAAATCTACACCAAAACCTTGAAGAAGCACAAGTCACTACAAGCTTAAACCTCTTAACAAATGTATTCAAAAAGCGAATAAAGGCCCTAAACCCATTAAAACCTTTTGAATATTTGAGGCTTGAGCCTCAATAACCTCAAGTCTATAACCTTAAAGCTATAAGCCTCAATCagatgaggcttaagcctcagtTACCCTCTATTGAGGCTATAGCCTTGAGACTAATTTACATAGCCTTGCCTTAAGGTGAGGCTCAAGGAGTAAGCCTCAATAGCCTTTTGAAACACTGATTTCATCCTTCATGCCCTTTTCGATTTTTAatcaatgaaatttttgttgcaTCTGATAAAAAATCTAATGTAATCTATCATGTGGAGTGTGGTTAGTTTTTCCTTTTGAGTCAAATTAGTGAACTAGGCATTATGCCATATAGTTGGTTAGTTGTTATTTACAAATTAATCATCTGTTATAGGTATGCACATTAGATTCATATAAAATTGAGTTGTGTAGTCTGCCCACTGTGCTGTGTTATGCTTGGAAAAGTGGAATCAGACTGCATGCAACATGGGAGTTAGTTTCCAGGAGGAAGGGACTTACTTTATCAAATAGTAAAAAGAGCTAAAACAGAATGTTTCTTAATGGGTGACCATAGATAGAAGGAGCATGTTCACGTTGGCATAATGGGGAGGAAAGAAGTGACAACGGGAGAGACCAGATTGGTGCCAGACTTCAATTCTTGCTCAATTTCTcttgtggttttttattttgatgactGGGACTTTACTAGGTGAAAAGATTATACTTATAGCTTCAGAATGTCAGGATCTTTGTAGATAATATTTCTTTTGGTAAGTAATAGATGTTGTTATCTTCTTTGAAATCCCTTGGAACAAAGAAAGATGAAATGTTTCAAATCTTGGTTATAGTACATAAGATTGTCTTCATCATCATAATCATCATCTTTGTGTGTTTTTTTGGTATTTGACAGTGGCTTttcgttttctttttccttttttttcgcTGAGTCCAGGTATATGATGTGACAACTTATTTGGATGAACACCCTGGTGGAGATGATGTGATCCTTGCTACAACTGGTATTTTTCTAATGCTTTCCTATGGACAATTTTCTCACTAGGCTTAACTCTAGAGCAATCAGCCCAAACCATCATCTTAACAAGTTAATAGATGTAAATTCTTGAAATAACTTGGTGCTTGTAACTTTAATTGAAGGGAAAGATGCCACCGATGATTTTGAGGATGCTGGGCATAGCAATGATGCAAGGGAGCTTATGAAGAGCTTTTGTATTGGGGAGCTTGATATGTCTTCCCCAGCTATTCCAGAACTTAAAATCTCTGACAAGAAACAACAAACAGATGTTGCTCAGAAGCTCTTGAACTTGACAAAACAATACTGGGCTGTTTCTGTAGCCATAGTTGGCATCTCTGTGGTGGCTGGCTTCTTGTTTATGCGGAAGAAGTAAAGCAATTTAACTCCCCTCTCGCCCTGAATCATACTATTATTTGTCAtcacaaattttgaataattaaaatgcTGGTAATTAAGAGAGCTTCCATTATTCTTAATTCAGAAATTCTTTGATATGGGAATGAAGATGGATTGACCTATGCTGGTCAttcatacaaagaaaaaatgagagaaagtcCGACGCATGAGAGGTTGATGGACACTGTGCCTGTGTTTATTTGTACCTTCAGCATGGATTTTCGATTATAGCAGTTTCAATCTTAAAACTGAGAATTGGTGGCTGACATGtcactaataattttaaaactagtATAGAAATAATCTTGAACAAGACCATATTACTAATAATGCATTTCATCTGAGACTATCAGTAGAGAATTACAACTGTGCTCGGATATAGCTGCTAACAAGAATCAACGGGGCCAGGGTTTCAGTTGCGGTTTCGGCAATTCTTGTCTTATAAGGAACTGAAATGGGTCCCTTCTAGTTTTTATCAACTGTAGCAAATTCATCTGCTCCTCTCTGAACTTCCTGTCTGCATGCCATCTCACACTTGTCAACAGAAGCTATACAGGAATTGCAACAACAGAAGCATAAACATATCAAGGATCGATTAGAGTTCAATTCCTCAACAAAAATTTTTAACCAGTTTTGCAAAGACAGGAAGGGGAAAGAATAAAAGTTTAGGAAAACATGTGCACCTTTTTGAGAGTTTACAACAGCATGTTTACATAAAGATAAATGGCCACCGCAAAGCTCTTCCATCGATCACTGGCTGACCTCGGTTCTCCCTGCTTTGCTCATACTTGTTTGTTTTTGCATTGTAGTAGCCTCTGACCAAGGTAAGGAGAATTAAATGCAAAATCCTATGTTAAATCATGCCTGAGATCTCTCCCGCTTCACCATTGCATCACAGAGCTTCACAGCATCTAAATTATCTTTGACATTATGTGCCCTAACAATGTTTGCACCGCCCAAAACCCCAGCAGTCACAGCAGCAATGGTTGCAGGGTCTCTCTCAGCTGCAGCAGGGCGAGCACAAATATCACCTAAAAATCTCTTCCTCGAGGGTCCAATCAACATAGGAGCATGAGAGAGAGCCAAACTCTTCCCTGCAAGCTCCGTTCGTATGTTTGGCAACCCCATGAGAATGTCCAAATTATGTTCAGTGTTCTTTGAGAATCCAATTCCAGGGTCAATAATTATCCTCCAGGCTGGAATACCAGATAATTCAGCATCTCTAACTCGCAAGTATAACTCAGAGGCAACCTGCTTGCAAACATTATCGTATTGCAGGTTCTCGCTATTCTGCATGGTAGATGGGTTCCCCCTCATGTGCATAGCAACATATGGAACCTTAAGGCCGGCAACAACATCAAGCATGTTAGGATCTAGCTGTCCTGCAGATACATCATTTACAATATGAGCTCCCTTGCCAATTGCTTCTGAAGCAACTTCAGAATGAAAAGTATCCACAGATAACAGCTTCCCCTCTACCTCAGGCATCTTTAGAACAGCATCCAAGACAGGGATTAACCTATCTAATTCCTCTTGAGCTGAAAGCCTAGATGCCATTGGGCGTGTGGACTGTGCACCAATATCAATAATATCTGCCCCTTCTAAGATCATCAAGCGGACCTGAGAAACTGCAGCCTCCACAGACTGGAACTTCCCTCCATCACTAAAACTATCTGGGGTCAGATTAAGGATACCCATCATAGAGGTTTTCAGTGACCAGTCCCATAAAACATTTCCAGTGGGTAAAACCCTTTTCAACCCGTTCTTTCCAATGAGGGATTCACCACCAAGTTTCTCCCATGACTCAAATAGTCCCCCActaagttttgaaaaagaatGCCAGGATGCAACCGTATCGCTCTCCATAGCTGATCCCATTACATCCATCAATGGGGCCATCACAAATGGTCTCTCCCAAATTCTTTCATGGGGGATGGTAAGAATCTCAGAGTTAACCCTGAACTTCCCATAGAACAAAATATCCAGGTCAATTGGTCTCGGACCATACCTTATTCCATCAGTCCGACCCATatccttttcaattttcttcAGAACTCTGAGTAGTTCATGGGGACCAAGTTTTGTAATACCTCTAACAGCAGAGTTGAGAAAGAGAGGTTGATCAGTCACATAGACAGGCTCTGTCTCATACAAACATCCATGTCTAGTTATGTGCATGCCTGACTTCTTCATTAGCTGCAAGGCCTCATTGAAATTGTCAACTCTATTGCCCACATTGCTTCCTAGAGCAATTACTACTTCCTGGTCTTGGGAATGTACTTCCACCGATGTACCTGAGGATGAATGGAGGAGAGAGACACATGTTGCTGCAAAGAAGATCAGAACAAGAATCAGGGAAGCAGCATGGGTAACCTTTGATGCAATCATTACTAACTACTTATGCCTTGTGTGCTATAGTAAGAGGTGCAGTCCTGGTCCTGCTGGTCTTGTGAAGAACTCTTCATAGGAAAATACAAGGTGCAACACAAGTTTACAGCTTATGCAACCCACTGGCAGTTGGGGATGTCCAACACCAAGACCTGGTTTTGTTCAGATTATACAACAGTGGCCATATTCATATATGGAACCAACCAACTTTGTTAACCTTTACACAAGTCATCTAATCTATTGTTCTATGAGTAGAACAACCTTAAAATTATGAAACTTAATTTAACAGACTATAAAAAAACCACATTGATTTCACTCACAAACTAGTATCTGAATGCAGGTCCTGAGTTTTCTATCATGTTACTGCCTTAAAACAGCACAGCTCAGGGTCTAAACATCGCATGGTATTATCCAAAGCTAGTTCAAGTGAATAGTTATTACCTCTACAAGACTTCATTCCACCATTAAACCCACATCTGGTGGAAGCTAGCTGCTTGAAAATGTTCATATTAGGAGTATCTTAACAACAATTCAAAGCACAACTCGGTTCTCTGCCACCTTGTCAGTTTGTGCACTGAACACTACAATCACATAATAGACAAAGAGATGATCGATAAGATGAATTAGATAGGCTCACACTTCACAAAAGAGAGGCAAATGATTCCaggaaagtactaagaaaaggggaaaaaatgctGAAGAAAATGactttctcatgtttagtttaccatgaaaaatacaaagaaaaccaaatataattaaaattaattagaaacttatttatttttaataattaaaagaagcatataaaaataattagttaaccttaaatctatttttcatattcctCTACATTTTCTCTCCTATTTTCTTTCctccctcacattttccttcattttttccaaGGACCAAGGATGTGGTTAGACTTATAGTCACACTACATCAGCAACACTGCATCAATTCAAGAGTTTCTTATCCTTTATCCTACTCTTTAATCACAAGCCCTACTGGTCAGAATTGTATTTTAAGAATGCTACTTTAAGCATGGTAGTAGAAACCTGTTTTGGTGAAAACCCTTTTttagattcataaaaatgacatgatcttttttttttctttttttatcaaaagtaaTTTGCTTGACTTTTCATCAAACAGATGCATGCATCATTCAACAAATAATCTTTGGGACAGTTTATCATTCAAGCATCATGCATTCTACAGAACCAAACAAAACTCAAAACTAGCAAACATTTACATTTTCTCGGTACCCA is a genomic window of Vitis riparia cultivar Riparia Gloire de Montpellier isolate 1030 chromosome 1, EGFV_Vit.rip_1.0, whole genome shotgun sequence containing:
- the LOC117916587 gene encoding cytochrome b5; translation: MPTLTKLFSMQEASLHNSKDDCWVVIDGKVYDVTTYLDEHPGGDDVILATTGKDATDDFEDAGHSNDARELMKSFCIGELDMSSPAIPELKISDKKQQTDVAQKLLNLTKQYWAVSVAIVGISVVAGFLFMRKK
- the LOC117916563 gene encoding folate synthesis bifunctional protein, mitochondrial; the encoded protein is MNIFKQLASTRCGFNGGMKSCRATCVSLLHSSSGTSVEVHSQDQEVVIALGSNVGNRVDNFNEALQLMKKSGMHITRHGCLYETEPVYVTDQPLFLNSAVRGITKLGPHELLRVLKKIEKDMGRTDGIRYGPRPIDLDILFYGKFRVNSEILTIPHERIWERPFVMAPLMDVMGSAMESDTVASWHSFSKLSGGLFESWEKLGGESLIGKNGLKRVLPTGNVLWDWSLKTSMMGILNLTPDSFSDGGKFQSVEAAVSQVRLMILEGADIIDIGAQSTRPMASRLSAQEELDRLIPVLDAVLKMPEVEGKLLSVDTFHSEVASEAIGKGAHIVNDVSAGQLDPNMLDVVAGLKVPYVAMHMRGNPSTMQNSENLQYDNVCKQVASELYLRVRDAELSGIPAWRIIIDPGIGFSKNTEHNLDILMGLPNIRTELAGKSLALSHAPMLIGPSRKRFLGDICARPAAAERDPATIAAVTAGVLGGANIVRAHNVKDNLDAVKLCDAMVKRERSQA